A genome region from Chengkuizengella sp. SCS-71B includes the following:
- a CDS encoding competence/damage-inducible protein A translates to MKAEIIAVGTEILLGQIVNTNAQYLSEKLAQIGMNVYFQTVVGDNKERIAEALKIADNRADFIICCGGLGPTQDDLTKDIFAEFVGRSIEVHEPSLKKMRELFKKRGINMTENNIKQAYIVSGCEPLQNDTGLAVGVALTQNKHHYILLPGPPKELKPMFDRYAVPWLQSIIGDQQPLHSKFLKFAGIGESILEDRLKDLMEQQIDPSIAPYAKEGEVMIRLTTKAETQKKAFEKMKSVENEIIKRAGKYLYASENITFEEALIKMMSSKNLTLSVAESCTGGKVSELITSVGGSSSVYRGGVVCYSNQMKHEFLHIPMEVLEGKDAPGAVSTQTAEMLAENLNHQTNTDWSISVTGVAGPSESEGKPVGLVYIGIKQKGSPIKVKSVQLPGNREMVQLRAAKYALYQLWKEIREI, encoded by the coding sequence TTGAAAGCTGAAATTATAGCAGTAGGTACAGAAATTTTATTAGGACAAATTGTGAATACCAATGCTCAATATTTATCTGAAAAATTAGCTCAAATTGGCATGAATGTTTATTTTCAAACTGTTGTCGGAGATAATAAAGAGAGGATCGCTGAAGCATTAAAAATAGCAGATAATCGTGCTGATTTTATTATATGTTGTGGAGGTTTGGGACCTACTCAAGATGATTTAACGAAAGATATTTTTGCAGAATTTGTAGGGAGATCAATTGAAGTTCATGAGCCTTCATTGAAAAAAATGAGAGAATTGTTTAAAAAACGTGGAATTAATATGACCGAAAATAATATTAAACAAGCCTATATTGTTTCTGGTTGTGAACCTTTGCAAAATGATACAGGACTTGCTGTCGGAGTTGCTCTAACTCAAAATAAACATCATTACATATTGTTGCCTGGCCCTCCTAAAGAGTTGAAACCTATGTTTGATCGATATGCTGTTCCATGGCTGCAATCTATTATTGGGGATCAGCAACCGCTGCATTCAAAGTTTTTAAAATTTGCAGGAATTGGTGAATCAATACTCGAGGACCGTTTAAAGGATTTGATGGAGCAACAAATCGATCCTTCCATTGCTCCTTATGCTAAAGAAGGAGAAGTAATGATTCGACTTACAACAAAAGCTGAAACTCAAAAGAAAGCATTTGAAAAAATGAAATCTGTAGAGAATGAAATTATCAAAAGAGCAGGTAAATATCTTTATGCATCAGAAAATATCACTTTTGAAGAAGCATTAATAAAAATGATGAGTTCTAAGAACCTTACACTATCTGTTGCTGAGAGCTGTACAGGTGGAAAGGTTAGTGAACTGATTACAAGTGTTGGAGGTAGTTCTTCAGTTTATCGAGGTGGTGTTGTTTGTTACAGTAATCAAATGAAACACGAGTTTCTTCATATTCCTATGGAGGTGTTGGAAGGAAAAGATGCTCCAGGTGCAGTTAGTACACAAACAGCGGAGATGTTAGCTGAAAATTTGAATCATCAAACAAATACAGATTGGTCTATTTCGGTAACTGGTGTTGCTGGACCTTCAGAATCTGAAGGGAAACCTGTCGGATTAGTATATATAGGGATTAAACAAAAGGGGTCTCCAATAAAGGTGAAATCAGTACAATTGCCAGGAAATCGTGAAATGGTTCAACTAAGAGCAGCAAAATATGCTTTATATCAATTATGGAAAGAAATAAGGGAAATATAA
- the pgsA gene encoding CDP-diacylglycerol--glycerol-3-phosphate 3-phosphatidyltransferase produces the protein MNLANRITLARIFLVPIIMFFLLVNLDFPPLEFAQFEITYSQIIATLIFIIAASTDGLDGYIARKRKIVTNLGKLLDPLADKLLVAAVLISLVDMGKLEAWIAIVIISREFAVTGLRQVALLDGKVVAASKWGKWKTASQITAIIALLLNNFPFTFIGFPFDLVASWIAVIITVYSGIDYFLKNKSVIHLSTNKQ, from the coding sequence ATGAACTTAGCCAATCGCATAACTTTGGCCAGGATTTTTTTGGTACCAATCATTATGTTTTTTTTATTGGTTAATTTAGATTTTCCACCTTTAGAATTTGCTCAATTTGAAATTACATATAGTCAAATTATTGCAACATTAATTTTTATCATTGCTGCCAGCACGGATGGGTTAGATGGATATATTGCTCGAAAAAGGAAGATTGTTACAAATTTAGGAAAATTACTTGATCCTCTAGCTGATAAGTTATTAGTTGCAGCTGTGTTAATTTCACTAGTAGATATGGGGAAATTGGAAGCCTGGATTGCCATCGTTATCATTAGTCGTGAGTTTGCTGTAACAGGACTAAGGCAAGTTGCATTATTAGATGGAAAAGTTGTGGCTGCAAGTAAATGGGGTAAATGGAAAACTGCATCTCAGATTACGGCTATAATTGCACTGTTGCTCAATAATTTTCCTTTTACATTTATCGGATTTCCATTTGATCTTGTTGCAAGTTGGATCGCTGTCATTATTACAGTATATTCAGGAATTGATTATTTTCTTAAAAATAAATCAGTCATACATTTATCAACAAATAAACAATAG
- the rimO gene encoding 30S ribosomal protein S12 methylthiotransferase RimO has protein sequence MSEKVNLVTLGCEKNLVDSEIMSGLIHKRGYSITDDKNDATVIIVNTCGFIDAAKEESVNTILDLADLKNTANLKALIVSGCLTQRYKEQLMMEMPEIDGIVGTGDFDKINQIIDEALKGKKPAIVGNPIFNYESALPRKVTTPRYTAYVKIAEGCDNACTFCSIPIMRGKFRSRSIESIIAEVEQLALQGVKEISLIAQDSTNYGTDLYDQFKLPELLNEVSRVKGIEWVRLHYAYPGFFTDELIETIANNPKICKYIDMPLQHSEDQILKRMRRPGRQTDTRALIEKIRNRIPEISLRTSIIVGFPGETEEDFGKLCDFVKEIKFDRLGVFTYSQEEDTPASRLPNQIPDDVKERRSNILMEIQRVVAKEQNNKHIGKVLDVLIERYDGRNDVFIGRSQYDAPEIDGEVFVSNIKANIGELHPVRITHSIEYDLTGEGNL, from the coding sequence ATGAGCGAAAAAGTCAACTTAGTGACTCTTGGCTGTGAAAAAAATTTAGTGGATTCGGAAATCATGTCTGGTTTAATTCACAAGCGAGGATATTCCATTACAGATGATAAAAATGACGCAACTGTCATTATAGTGAATACATGTGGTTTTATAGATGCGGCAAAAGAAGAATCAGTTAATACCATACTAGATCTTGCTGATCTAAAAAACACCGCAAATCTTAAAGCATTAATTGTGTCTGGTTGTTTAACACAAAGGTATAAAGAGCAATTAATGATGGAAATGCCTGAAATTGATGGCATTGTAGGCACAGGTGATTTTGATAAAATCAATCAAATCATTGACGAGGCTCTTAAAGGAAAAAAACCTGCAATTGTAGGTAACCCTATCTTTAATTATGAATCAGCCTTACCCCGTAAAGTAACGACGCCTAGATACACAGCATATGTGAAAATTGCAGAGGGTTGTGATAACGCATGCACTTTTTGCAGTATTCCCATTATGAGAGGTAAATTTAGAAGCCGGAGCATTGAATCTATTATTGCTGAAGTAGAACAATTAGCACTACAAGGAGTAAAAGAAATTAGTTTAATTGCCCAGGATTCAACAAATTATGGAACTGATTTATATGATCAATTTAAGTTGCCTGAATTATTAAATGAAGTAAGTAGGGTAAAAGGAATCGAGTGGGTTCGGTTACACTATGCTTATCCAGGTTTCTTTACAGATGAATTGATTGAAACCATCGCTAATAATCCTAAAATTTGCAAGTATATAGATATGCCTTTACAACATAGTGAAGATCAAATCTTAAAAAGAATGAGAAGACCAGGGAGACAGACAGATACTAGAGCATTAATTGAAAAAATACGCAATAGAATTCCAGAAATTTCCTTGAGAACTTCTATTATTGTAGGCTTTCCTGGTGAAACGGAAGAAGATTTTGGAAAATTATGTGATTTTGTGAAAGAAATTAAATTTGATCGATTAGGCGTATTTACTTACTCACAAGAAGAGGACACGCCTGCATCTAGACTACCCAATCAAATTCCGGATGATGTGAAGGAACGAAGATCTAACATTTTGATGGAAATCCAAAGGGTAGTTGCAAAGGAACAAAATAATAAACATATTGGTAAGGTATTAGATGTATTGATAGAACGTTATGATGGACGAAATGATGTGTTTATTGGTCGTTCACAGTATGACGCACCAGAAATAGATGGAGAAGTGTTTGTTTCAAACATAAAAGCAAACATCGGTGAATTGCACCCAGTTCGTATCACTCACTCTATTGAATATGACTTAACAGGGGAGGGGAATCTATGA
- a CDS encoding YajQ family cyclic di-GMP-binding protein — protein sequence MASEYSFDIVSKVDFQELSNAIHQAEREIETRFDFKGSKSEISLDGEEVTIISDDDYKLQSVLDILKTKMVKRNVSIKNLEFDKIEPAASSTVRQKIKVKQGIDQENNKKIRKLIQDEKLKVKTQVQGEQIRVTGKNKDDLQKVIKLLNEADLALELQFINMR from the coding sequence ATGGCTTCCGAATATTCATTTGATATTGTGTCTAAGGTGGATTTTCAAGAACTAAGCAATGCTATTCATCAAGCAGAGAGAGAAATTGAAACTCGATTTGATTTTAAAGGTAGTAAAAGTGAAATTTCATTAGATGGTGAAGAGGTAACCATTATTTCTGATGATGACTATAAATTGCAGAGTGTGTTAGATATTTTAAAAACAAAGATGGTGAAAAGAAACGTCTCTATTAAAAATTTGGAATTCGATAAAATAGAACCTGCTGCATCAAGCACTGTGAGACAGAAAATTAAGGTTAAACAAGGGATAGACCAAGAAAATAATAAAAAAATTCGCAAATTGATTCAAGATGAAAAATTAAAAGTAAAAACGCAAGTACAAGGTGAGCAAATTCGTGTGACAGGAAAGAATAAAGATGATTTACAAAAAGTGATCAAATTGTTGAATGAAGCTGATTTGGCACTAGAATTACAATTTATAAACATGAGATAA
- a CDS encoding helix-turn-helix domain-containing protein yields the protein MSELGDLLKKARLDKNISLDELQELTKIQKRYLIAIETGDFNALPGHFYVKAFIKSYADSVGVDRDHVMKLYQNDVPVISAPETKVRNIRRKKRSFMSTEKLTKWAAAFLVICFIALIFALIYYFLVSGEKDQNLLDDPRLTEKNEAEVLTESEEEDDSTTEVEEVEPEPAPIPELPPEPEVTLVTSEGGTNTYVVSNVDNLQVEVEILNRVWLQIKEDNIEGKVIYQKLFETNQIGETYSLDYEGSLWIRLGNANSAAITVNGEIVEQDIGNVWDFQINLKKSDPSQAEDTENLENSDGTSSEESANE from the coding sequence ATGTCTGAACTCGGTGATCTACTTAAAAAAGCTAGACTTGATAAAAATATATCTTTAGATGAGCTTCAAGAATTAACAAAAATACAGAAAAGATATTTAATTGCAATTGAAACAGGAGACTTCAATGCACTCCCTGGTCATTTTTATGTAAAAGCTTTTATTAAAAGTTATGCAGATTCGGTTGGAGTAGATCGAGATCATGTCATGAAACTGTATCAGAATGATGTACCAGTTATTTCTGCTCCAGAAACTAAAGTAAGAAATATTCGCAGGAAAAAAAGAAGTTTTATGAGTACAGAAAAATTAACGAAATGGGCTGCTGCTTTTTTAGTTATTTGTTTTATAGCCTTAATTTTTGCTTTAATATATTATTTTTTAGTAAGTGGAGAAAAAGATCAAAATTTACTTGACGATCCACGCCTAACGGAAAAAAATGAAGCAGAAGTGCTTACTGAATCTGAAGAGGAAGATGACTCTACTACTGAAGTAGAAGAAGTTGAACCCGAACCTGCTCCAATACCTGAACTTCCGCCTGAGCCAGAAGTGACCTTAGTTACTTCTGAAGGCGGTACAAATACATATGTCGTTTCAAATGTGGATAATCTTCAAGTGGAAGTTGAAATTCTAAATAGAGTATGGCTACAGATCAAAGAGGATAATATTGAAGGAAAAGTCATTTATCAAAAATTATTTGAAACAAATCAAATTGGTGAAACATATTCATTAGATTATGAAGGATCATTGTGGATTCGTTTAGGTAATGCTAATAGTGCAGCGATTACTGTGAATGGAGAAATAGTGGAACAGGATATTGGAAATGTATGGGATTTTCAAATTAATCTCAAGAAGTCTGATCCAAGTCAAGCAGAGGATACAGAAAATTTAGAGAATTCAGATGGTACTTCTAGTGAAGAAAGCGCTAACGAATAG
- a CDS encoding DUF3388 domain-containing protein, producing the protein MEYKKWYMEYKIHKNRPGLLGDIASIMGMLNFNILTINGVEDSNRGMLLETNDDNKIVALRNLMENVGNITLTALRPPKLVDILAVRHGRFIERDDSDDLKTFRFTRDELGLLVDFLGEIFKRDGNQIIGLRGMPRIGKTESIIAGSVCSKKRWIFLSSTLLRQTVRSQLLEDELNPENIFIIDGIVSTIRSNEMHYHLLQEVMRMPSTKVIEHPDVFVRESQFDYDDFNFIIELRNHPDEEIIIEHFTNPLSDF; encoded by the coding sequence TTGGAATATAAAAAATGGTATATGGAATATAAAATACATAAAAACAGACCAGGTTTATTAGGTGATATCGCTTCAATTATGGGGATGTTGAATTTTAACATATTAACCATTAATGGAGTTGAGGACAGTAATCGTGGAATGTTGTTGGAAACTAACGATGACAACAAAATTGTTGCATTAAGGAATTTGATGGAGAATGTAGGTAATATCACATTAACTGCATTACGTCCGCCTAAACTGGTCGATATCCTAGCTGTTAGACATGGCCGCTTCATTGAACGTGATGATTCTGATGACCTTAAGACTTTTCGTTTTACTCGTGATGAATTAGGATTATTGGTTGATTTTTTAGGAGAGATCTTTAAAAGAGATGGCAATCAAATCATTGGATTAAGAGGAATGCCAAGAATTGGGAAAACGGAATCCATTATTGCTGGTAGTGTATGTTCAAAAAAAAGATGGATATTTTTATCTTCAACATTATTGAGGCAAACGGTCCGTAGCCAATTACTCGAAGATGAATTGAATCCTGAAAACATTTTTATTATAGATGGGATTGTCAGTACAATACGATCTAATGAAATGCATTATCATTTATTGCAGGAAGTGATGAGAATGCCATCAACAAAAGTAATTGAACACCCGGATGTTTTTGTGAGGGAATCGCAGTTTGATTATGATGATTTTAATTTTATTATTGAATTAAGAAATCATCCTGATGAAGAAATTATAATTGAACATTTTACGAATCCTTTAAGTGACTTTTAA
- a CDS encoding DUF3243 domain-containing protein, translating into MATVLETFDKWKHFLAERVDQAKKAGMSEDTISKLAFQIGEFLDDKVDPKNSEERLLKELWDVGNDEERKTMAKLMVKLVENKT; encoded by the coding sequence ATGGCAACTGTATTAGAAACATTTGATAAATGGAAACATTTCCTTGCAGAGAGAGTCGATCAGGCTAAAAAAGCAGGTATGAGTGAAGATACCATATCTAAACTCGCTTTTCAAATTGGTGAATTTCTTGATGACAAAGTGGATCCCAAAAATTCAGAAGAAAGATTATTGAAGGAATTATGGGATGTAGGTAATGATGAAGAAAGAAAAACAATGGCAAAGTTGATGGTGAAATTAGTAGAAAACAAAACATAA
- the ymfI gene encoding elongation factor P 5-aminopentanone reductase, with translation MKSLSEMTVLITGGSRGIGAAIAKRFSEVGINIVIHYLNSHESANEIARTCISNGSKAITVSADLRSKQQIERMKEKLDYHDMQPDILVNNAGVSHYGLLTDVDENDWDDVINVNLKGMFLCTKTFLPYMINQKHGRIINISSIWGISGASCEVLYSTTKGGMNAFTKSLAKELAPSNITVNAVAPGAVDTNMLDKLNEEDKHNLQSEIPAGRFAHPDEIASLVYFLALPESSYITGQIISPNGGWLT, from the coding sequence ATGAAATCATTATCTGAGATGACAGTGCTTATTACTGGAGGAAGTAGGGGGATTGGAGCTGCAATCGCTAAACGTTTCTCGGAGGTAGGAATTAATATTGTAATCCATTATTTGAATTCACATGAGTCGGCGAATGAAATTGCTCGAACTTGTATTTCAAATGGGTCTAAAGCTATTACGGTTTCTGCTGATCTACGATCAAAACAACAGATTGAACGTATGAAAGAGAAATTGGATTATCATGATATGCAGCCTGATATTTTAGTGAATAATGCAGGTGTATCGCACTATGGTTTATTAACTGATGTGGATGAAAATGACTGGGATGACGTCATTAATGTGAATTTAAAAGGAATGTTTTTATGTACAAAAACATTTTTACCTTATATGATCAACCAAAAACATGGGAGAATTATTAACATATCGTCTATATGGGGGATTAGTGGAGCTTCTTGTGAAGTATTGTATTCAACTACGAAAGGTGGAATGAACGCATTTACGAAGTCTCTTGCTAAGGAACTTGCTCCGTCCAATATTACTGTGAATGCGGTTGCTCCTGGTGCGGTTGATACAAATATGCTTGATAAATTAAATGAAGAGGATAAACATAATTTACAAAGTGAAATTCCTGCTGGAAGATTCGCCCATCCGGATGAAATAGCATCTTTGGTTTACTTTTTAGCTTTGCCAGAATCAAGTTACATCACTGGGCAAATCATTAGTCCAAATGGTGGGTGGTTAACCTAA
- the yfmH gene encoding EF-P 5-aminopentanol modification-associated protein YfmH: MKTIPYEKLNEKIFYEKLDNGLKVFILPKPGFKKTFATFSTNYGSIDNHFQVEGKEKVKVPDGIAHFLEHKMFEEPTGDIFSQFSSQGASANAFTSFDRTVYLFSATEQIEKNIQTLINFVQNPYFTDESVEKEKGIIGQEINMYKDNPDWRCYFGLIDAMYHTHPVHIDIAGTIDSISKITKEQLFECYYTFYHPSNMNLFIVGGVDPEQIMKLIKENQANKNYEKQGDIKRYFENESSSVKEVKKITVLPVSLPKCLFGFKESQLENEPNGLLQRECEMKVLLDILFGSSSEIYQTLYDEKLITDQFSHEYNGQYTYAFSIMGGETRDPEMLLSRVKEEIEKVIEKGIEPAAFERSCKKKIGTFLRLLNSPESIATEFTRYEFKNIDLFDILTTYENMKIEHVNNRLNNHFNWDKMSVSIVKGEENG; encoded by the coding sequence ATGAAAACTATTCCTTACGAAAAATTAAATGAAAAGATTTTTTATGAGAAGCTTGATAATGGATTAAAAGTTTTTATTTTACCAAAGCCCGGATTTAAAAAAACATTTGCTACTTTTTCAACAAATTATGGTTCAATAGATAATCATTTCCAAGTTGAAGGGAAGGAAAAGGTAAAGGTTCCTGATGGAATTGCGCATTTTTTAGAGCATAAAATGTTTGAGGAGCCAACTGGTGATATTTTTTCTCAATTTTCCTCACAAGGTGCATCAGCAAATGCATTTACAAGCTTTGATCGTACGGTATATTTATTTTCCGCAACGGAGCAGATTGAAAAAAATATTCAAACATTAATTAATTTCGTTCAAAACCCTTACTTTACAGATGAAAGTGTAGAAAAAGAAAAGGGGATTATAGGACAGGAAATTAATATGTATAAGGATAATCCAGACTGGCGTTGTTATTTTGGTTTAATTGACGCGATGTACCATACACACCCTGTGCATATTGATATTGCTGGTACAATTGATTCAATTTCTAAAATTACAAAAGAACAGCTATTTGAGTGTTATTATACCTTCTACCATCCAAGTAATATGAATTTATTTATCGTCGGTGGTGTTGACCCAGAACAAATCATGAAGCTTATTAAAGAAAATCAAGCGAATAAGAATTATGAAAAGCAAGGTGATATTAAACGTTATTTTGAAAACGAATCAAGTTCAGTAAAAGAAGTTAAGAAAATTACAGTTTTGCCTGTATCTTTGCCAAAGTGTTTGTTTGGTTTTAAAGAATCACAATTAGAAAATGAACCAAATGGATTATTACAAAGAGAATGTGAAATGAAAGTATTACTGGATATATTATTTGGATCTAGTTCTGAAATTTATCAAACATTATATGATGAAAAATTAATAACTGATCAATTTTCACATGAATATAATGGACAATATACTTATGCTTTCTCCATTATGGGCGGAGAAACAAGAGATCCAGAAATGTTGCTTTCAAGAGTAAAAGAGGAAATTGAGAAAGTTATCGAAAAAGGCATCGAACCAGCTGCGTTTGAAAGAAGTTGTAAGAAAAAGATAGGTACATTTTTACGGCTGTTAAATTCTCCTGAATCCATTGCAACTGAATTTACAAGATACGAATTTAAAAACATTGATTTGTTTGATATTTTAACTACTTATGAAAATATGAAGATTGAGCATGTTAATAATAGGCTAAATAACCATTTTAATTGGGATAAAATGTCAGTTTCAATCGTTAAAGGTGAGGAGAATGGATGA
- the yfmF gene encoding EF-P 5-aminopentanol modification-associated protein YfmF, whose product MSNHLFERTSLNKIRLHVLPTKRFKTYAISVYLGCPLSESTVTPVGLIPFVLRRGSMKYPETKQFREKLDDMYGAGFGFDVVKRGDHQIIRFQMDVINDHFVNEKNSLLKQSIQFLGDTITNPYVENDAFSKSYVEAEKNTVQKRIEGLINDKIRYAAERCIQEMCKNEPYRLYALGQIDELKKITPTILYEEYKRWLRDAVMDIYVVGDTSLNEVQTLVKEHFHIHDKQQTKYEQMDSQGSTSQKQIKSVIEELDVTQGKLNMGLRTHVTYADKEYSTALMYNGILGSFPHSKLFVNVREKESLAYYSSSRFEGHKGIITIHSGIEINNYEKAVDIIKKQIEDLEKGIISDIELTHTKAMIANQLQEIQDSAFEMIGFDFNNILSGKERSSDELIKQIMEVDIPSISAFAGQIDLDTIYFLRDKKGEV is encoded by the coding sequence TTGAGTAACCATTTGTTTGAAAGAACATCATTAAATAAAATTAGACTACATGTTTTACCTACTAAACGTTTTAAAACGTATGCAATATCTGTTTATTTAGGATGTCCGTTGTCTGAATCTACAGTAACTCCTGTTGGCTTAATCCCTTTTGTATTAAGAAGAGGATCTATGAAATACCCTGAAACAAAACAATTTAGAGAAAAGTTAGACGATATGTATGGCGCAGGTTTTGGTTTTGATGTAGTTAAAAGAGGAGATCATCAGATTATCAGATTCCAAATGGATGTGATAAATGACCATTTTGTAAATGAAAAAAACTCTCTTTTAAAACAATCTATACAATTTTTAGGAGATACGATTACAAATCCGTATGTTGAAAATGATGCTTTTAGCAAATCATATGTTGAAGCTGAAAAAAACACAGTTCAAAAGCGAATTGAAGGACTTATTAATGATAAAATCAGGTATGCCGCAGAGAGATGCATTCAGGAAATGTGCAAGAATGAACCTTATCGCTTATACGCTCTAGGTCAAATTGATGAACTTAAAAAGATAACGCCTACAATTTTGTACGAGGAGTACAAAAGATGGTTGCGTGATGCTGTTATGGATATCTATGTAGTTGGAGACACATCATTAAACGAAGTTCAAACATTGGTAAAAGAGCATTTCCATATTCACGATAAACAGCAAACAAAATATGAACAAATGGATAGTCAGGGGTCTACTTCTCAGAAGCAAATCAAATCTGTCATCGAAGAATTAGATGTGACACAAGGTAAACTAAATATGGGTCTAAGAACTCACGTAACGTATGCTGACAAAGAATATTCTACTGCATTGATGTACAACGGAATTTTAGGCTCTTTTCCACATTCTAAATTATTTGTAAATGTAAGAGAGAAGGAAAGCTTGGCCTATTACTCTTCTTCAAGATTTGAAGGGCATAAAGGGATTATAACTATTCATTCAGGAATCGAAATAAATAATTATGAAAAAGCGGTTGATATTATAAAAAAACAAATTGAGGATCTAGAAAAAGGGATTATAAGTGATATTGAATTAACACATACAAAAGCGATGATTGCCAACCAACTGCAGGAAATACAGGATTCAGCCTTTGAAATGATTGGTTTTGACTTTAATAATATATTGTCTGGAAAAGAGAGAAGCAGTGATGAATTAATTAAACAAATCATGGAAGTTGATATACCTTCTATTTCGGCTTTTGCAGGTCAAATTGATCTTGACACGATTTATTTCTTGCGGGATAAGAAAGGGGAAGTATGA
- the sleB gene encoding spore cortex-lytic enzyme — protein sequence MLNKRLILITLCLILGLITVYQLNSKVETEQTFSDAIVKYGSAGNDVRELQGRLKHLGFYNGKVDGDFGSNTLKSVKWFQWEFGLTADGIVGPKTKLKLWRATKAWKPGENIQNNVTYTNHSGYSTNDLNLMANAVHGEARGEPYVGQVAVAAVILNRIESEKFPNTISGVIFQPLAFTAVADGQIWLTPNEQSKKAVMDAINGWDPSGGCIYYFNPHTATSSWIWTRPQVKQIGKHIFAK from the coding sequence ATGCTAAATAAACGTTTGATTCTCATTACCTTATGTTTGATTTTAGGTTTAATTACGGTCTATCAATTGAACTCCAAAGTAGAAACTGAGCAGACATTTAGTGATGCTATTGTGAAATATGGTTCAGCTGGAAACGATGTGAGGGAATTGCAAGGCAGACTTAAACATTTAGGTTTTTATAATGGTAAAGTTGATGGTGACTTTGGGAGTAATACTTTAAAATCTGTAAAATGGTTTCAATGGGAATTTGGATTAACAGCCGATGGAATTGTGGGTCCAAAAACGAAGCTTAAACTATGGAGGGCAACAAAAGCTTGGAAACCAGGGGAAAACATTCAAAACAATGTCACATATACGAATCATTCTGGTTATTCAACTAATGATCTGAACTTAATGGCAAATGCGGTACATGGTGAAGCAAGAGGAGAGCCTTATGTTGGTCAAGTGGCTGTAGCAGCTGTAATATTAAATCGAATCGAATCTGAAAAGTTTCCAAATACAATCTCTGGTGTTATTTTTCAACCATTAGCTTTTACAGCTGTAGCTGACGGTCAAATATGGCTTACGCCAAATGAACAATCCAAGAAAGCAGTAATGGATGCCATTAACGGATGGGACCCGTCTGGGGGTTGTATATATTATTTTAATCCACATACAGCAACCTCCTCTTGGATTTGGACCAGACCACAGGTAAAACAAATAGGAAAGCACATATTTGCAAAGTGA